Genomic DNA from Segatella copri:
GATAATGGGCGAACAGCAGGTTCCTGCACAAGCCTCGCTCAAAGGCAATGCGGCACATCTTCTTGAAGAGCGACACATAGATGGTGATGGTTCCTGATGAAAAGCCTTTCTCGTCAAGCAAGTAATGGTGAAAGTCACTGATGAAAGGCTCGGTCAGCTGTCCGAAAGCCAAATCATTCAACCTATACTTCTCCCCGATGAACTCAGCGAGATTCTTGCGAATCTTTCTGTAAGTCCAGACACTGCTCTTCGACATATCGATACCCTCATGGGTGCTGAGTTCACTGATATGCTCGTCCACGAAGGAGAGAAGGGTGGTCTGTGTCTTGACGCTGCCCTGCAAGGCCTCCTTGACATCCTTAGCCTCGAAGTCCGTTCTCTTTTCCACAAGCACATCGAATGCCTTTTGGATGGAAAGCAACAACTGCTCGATGTCCTTGTTGGTCTCCACGGCTTCCTTGCTCTTGCCCTCCAATCGGCTGGCACGAGGATTCCAAAGCGATGGAGTGCAAGACAACTTGCAGGAGAACTGCGCCATAGTCCTGTTCACCGTGATGCGTCCCATGATGGGAGCTTTTCCGTTCTTGTCCATTCCGCTCTTTTTTAGGTAGAGCAACACCTTGAATTTTTCGATTTTCATAACGCTTACATTTTGAGTGTGCAAATATAATCATTTTGTAAGCGTTCCTTGATACGCAAAACATTGAGAATCAGCGCAATAAAATCCGTTGATGCACAAAGTTGCCTTTCCGCATTG
This window encodes:
- a CDS encoding phage integrase SAM-like domain-containing protein; translation: MKIEKFKVLLYLKKSGMDKNGKAPIMGRITVNRTMAQFSCKLSCTPSLWNPRASRLEGKSKEAVETNKDIEQLLLSIQKAFDVLVEKRTDFEAKDVKEALQGSVKTQTTLLSFVDEHISELSTHEGIDMSKSSVWTYRKIRKNLAEFIGEKYRLNDLAFGQLTEPFISDFHHYLLDEKGFSSGTITIYVSLFKKMCRIAFERGLCRNLLFAHYRVGTPRVTTPKALSMSDFIKIRDVELPEDKPRLSVSRDLFLFACYAGTAFIDTVSITKANVKVLEDGDKWLIYNRKKTGTLARVKLLPEALELMAKYEDEARDTLFPLLSTNRVRIDLITICKLAETSKTYSYHSGRHSFASLITLEAGVPMETICRMLGHKDVKMTQRYARVTQKKLFEDMDKFIAATEKDFILAL